A single window of Gadus chalcogrammus isolate NIFS_2021 unplaced genomic scaffold, NIFS_Gcha_1.0 GACHA068, whole genome shotgun sequence DNA harbors:
- the LOC130378168 gene encoding uncharacterized protein LOC130378168 isoform X1 has protein sequence MDVDFDEFINLTSTAALQHLGTVKVITNAQEATGEGSTPQVLRSLSVESTSLSSTDTEILSTPDSSPSPTSMLRSQAWPASFPIPQFSYEVELQLVKANQEYHKNGTLLNPSPKLKSAILESLASVIIKYKAYPTSAEFDDVAEALIKTHACLKEQGSVTGFYGWKISLKYKMANYHSSLRNITSELSINSMKRRGGHTSPNQVKKPRKAEVNFLPDYPVGENQKTLENERLELLSEVKKRDNNQIIKVKMDKTFAYRRKEVVVDMPSIAEFQSRWPALFAESEISAEFTRITTIPLMSKFMSELDHHSAKLSRVCLKK, from the exons ATGGACGTTGATTTTGACGAATTTATAAATCTGACCTCAACAGCGGCTCTCCAACACTTGGGCACGGTTAAAGTGATCACAAATGCACAGGAAGCAACTGGTGAAGGTAGTACTCCTCAGGTACTGAGAAGTCTCTCAGTGGAATCCACTTCCCTTTCTTCTACCGACACCGAGATACTCTCTACCCCTGattcatcaccatcaccaaccTCGATGCTGAGATCTCAGGCCTGGCCAGCAAGCTTCCCTATTCCACAGTTTTCCTATGAAGTAGAGCTGCAACTTGTGAAAGCCAATCAGGAATATCACAAAAATGGCACCCTCCTCAACCCAAGCCCAAAACTCAAGTCTGCAATTTTAGAGTCCTTGGCTTCTGTAATAATCAAGTACAAAGCATACCCTACAAGTGCAGAGTTTGATGATGTTGCAGAGGCTTTGATTAAAACACATGCATGCCTAAAGGAGCAAGGTTCTGTGACAGGATTCTACGGTTGGAAGATtagtttaaaatataaaatggcAAATTATCACAGTAGCCTGAGAAACATAACCTCTGAATTGAGCATCAATTCCATGAAACGCAGAGGAGGCCACACAAGTCCAAATCAAGTGAAGAAACCGAGGAAAGCTGAGGTGAATTTTTTGCCAGACTATCCAGTTGGCGAAAACCAAAAGACTCTTGAGAATGAGAGGTTGGAATTACTGTCTGAGGTCAAGAAGAGGGACAACAATCAAATCATAAAAGTGAAGATGGACAAAACTTTTGCCTACAGGAGGAAAGAAGTTGTAGTCGACATGCCCTCCATTGCAGAATTTCAAAGCAGATGGCCAGCTCTTTTTGCTGAAAGTGAG ATAAGTGCAGAATTTACACGTATTACCACCATCCCACTGATGTCCAAGTTTATGTCAGAACTTGACCACCACTCTGCTAAGCTGTCCAGGGTGTGCCTTAAGAAGTGA
- the LOC130378168 gene encoding uncharacterized protein LOC130378168 isoform X2, whose protein sequence is MASINENDTIATRRACNLKSLAVYLNEDPEKLIKEYLDVNFDNAQSELDMTALGIYVIKHEGADASNPPEDVGIIVEGVVMLKHIGDLACAVALLFGLIYNLNLSYPPDLKYSFEFLQKVLMGIDTHRFSNKVQVLKNKLHE, encoded by the exons ATGGCTTCCATCAACGAg AATGACACCATTGCTACAAGGAGGGCTTGCAACCTGAAATCACTTGCTGTGTATTTAAATGAAGACCCAGAGAAGCTCATCAAGGAATATCTG GATGTGAACTTTGATAATGCCCAGAGCGAACTGGATATGACAGCCCTTGGGATCTACGTCATCAAACATGAGGGTGCAGATGCCTCCAATCCACCAGAAGATGTAGGGATCATTGTTGAGGGTGTCGTCATGCTCAAGCACATTGGAGATCTCGCCTGTGCCGTTGCTCTGCTGTTTGGGCTCATCTACAATCTGAATTTGAGCTACCCGCCTGATCTCAAGTACAGTTTTGAATTTCTTCAGAAAGTCCTGATGGGAATTGATACCCATCGCTTTTCAAACAAGGTCCAGGTACTGAAGAATAAACTTCATGAATGA